In Drosophila nasuta strain 15112-1781.00 chromosome 2R, ASM2355853v1, whole genome shotgun sequence, a single genomic region encodes these proteins:
- the LOC132783982 gene encoding putative mitogen-activated protein kinase kinase kinase 7-like, protein MEYLNSINIVHRDLKTQNLLLFNKYCKLKICDFGTVKELATLNTELVGTISYMAPEVCISKGKYTEKCDIFSFGIILWEVMSRKKPFYELNDINIFAIQQKVVNGARPNINDAIFCDKLDYIGPIIENCWDNVPENRPLIKELCDLLPIYLFFPLKCKIVNFDDILLVEIIGSGSYGVVHRANWKPSQDEEKLVALKMLHGRSEDSITKKIKYSVEILREIQDIQKYNHIIWDL, encoded by the exons ATGGAATACTTGAATAGCATAAACATAGTTCACCGGGATCTGAAGACGCAGAATTTGTTACTTTTCAATAAATactgtaaattgaaaatatgcgaTTTTGGTACAGTAAAAGAATTGGCTACATTGAATACCGAACTTGTGGGGACAATTTCTTATATGGCTCCAGAAGTTTGT atCTCAAAAGGCAAATACACAGAAAAGTgtgatatatttagttttgGAATAATTCTTTGGGAAGTAATGTCAAGAAAGAAGCCATTTTACGAACTTAACGACATCAATATATTTGCAATCCAACAAAAAGTTGTGAATG GTGCTCGGCCAAATATAAATGATGCGATTTTTTGCGATAAGCTCGATTACATTGGACCAATAATTGAAAACTGCTGGGATAACGTTCCAGAAAATAGACCGCTGATCAAAGAACTTTGTGATCTTCTCCcaatttatcttttttttcctctaaaatgcaaaatcgTAAACTTCGACGACATTCTACTAGTTGAAATT ATTGGATCTGGAAGCTATGGTGTTGTCCACAGAGCAAATTGGAAACCCTCCCAAGATGAAGAGAAATTAGTTGCCCTAAAAATGTTGCACGGACGTAGTGAAGattcaataacaaaaaaaattaaatactcaGTGGAGATCCTTCGAGAAATTCAggatatacaaaaatataatcacATTATATGGGATCTGTAA